Sequence from the Nocardia brasiliensis genome:
GGCGGTGACTTCCCCGGCAACATCATCATCCCGCGCCTCTACATCGCGCACGTGCTGCTGTTCCCGGGCATCATCCTGGCCCTGATCGCCGCGCACGTCGCGCTGGTCTGGTACCAGAAGCACACCCAGTTCCCCGGCCCGGGCCGGACCGAGAACAACGTGGTCGGCGCGCGCATCGTGCCGGTGTTCGCCGCGGATCAGGGCGCGTTCTTCGCCTTCACCCTCGGCATCGTCGGCATCATGGGCGGCGTCTTCCAGATCAACCCGATCTGGAACCTGGGCCCGTACAACCCGTCTCAGGTCTCCGCGGGTTCGCAGCCGGACTTCTACATGATGTGGACCGACGGCATGGCCCGGCTCATGCCGCCGTGGGAGCTGTACCTGGGCCGCTACACGGTGCCCGCGGTGTTCTGGGTCGCGCTGATCATGGGCCTGGTGTTCACCGTCCTGATCGCCTACCCGTGGATCGAGAAGCGGCTCACCGGCGACGTGGGTTCGCATCACAACCTGCTGCAGCGTCCGCGTGACGTGCCGGTCCGCACCGCGATCGGCGCCATGGCGATCGGTTTCTACGTGGTCCTGACGCTGTCGTGCGTCAACGACATCCTGGCGCTCAAGTTCGACATCTCGTTGAACGCGACCACCTGGATGGGCCGCATCGGCCTGCTCGTGGTGCCGCCGGTGGCGTACTTCATCACCTACCGGTTCTGCATCGGCCTGCAGCGCAGCGACCGCGCGGTGCTCGAGCACGGCATCGAGACCGGTGTGATCAAGCGGCTGCCGCACGGTGAGTACATCGAGGTGCACCAGCCGCTCGGCCCGGTCGACGACCACGGTCACCCGATCCCGCTGGAGTACCAGGGCGCCCCGGTCCCGAAGAAGATGAGCAAGCTGGGTTCGGCTGGTAAGCCGGGCACCGGTAGCTTCCTGCGCCCCGATCCGTGGCAGGAGAGCGAGAAGCACTTCGAGATCGAGCACGCCGAGGAGCATCGCCAGCTCGCGGTGCTGCAGCAGCGCCAAGAGCTGGAGAACGGTGGCAAGCACAGCCACTGACAGCTGAGGCACGTGCAGGCCCTGCGTCCGACCGGACGCGGGGCCTGCTTTTTCAACCGCGTTGCCGGTGGCACGTGGCGACCCAAGTCCCATGACGGTGGATTCCTGTCCAGTACACAGCGATTCTCGTAGATTTCGGACGAAATCTGTGGTCTGAGCGCTGATGACTCGCGTTTTGGTGCGTAGGATGTAGCTGTGCTGATTCGATTCGAAGTGTCGAACTTCCGATCGATCCTGGACCGGGTGGAGCTGTCGATGGTTGCGATCGATCGTGATCGATCGGCCGCGCGCGCGGCACCGATGCTTGGGGAGCACCTGCTCACGGTGGCAGGCATCTACGGCCCTAACGCCTCGGGGAAGTCGAACGTTCTAGCTGCGCTGCAGTGGATCCGGGATGCTGTCCGGCTATCCGTCCGGGCTTGGGATGAGTCAATTCCGCTCGAACCCTTCGCCTTTGGTGACGGTCCGAGCCGAACTACGGAGTTCGCGGTCGAGCTACTCGTGAACGGCATCCGCTACGAGTATTCGGTCGAACTGGACAACCAGCGTGTGTATTACGAGGGCCTTTTTCACTACCCAGAGAAGAAGCGTCGCAGAATCTTTGAGCGTGAAGGATTGAAGCTCACCCTGCAGCGTGGCTTGGGTGAGCTTGCTGGCGCTCGTCAGCTGCTCACGGATAGAACCCTCGCGCTTTCCGCTGCTCGGCGCTTCGATGATCCGGTCGTATCCGGTTTTGCGAATTCCTTGATCGATATGAGGACACGTGGGGTGGGCATGCCTCGAAGTGTGTTCTATTTCGGTGGAGGTGGCTCCACTGATCGGTGGTTCGATTCGGAGCGGGCACTCCGCATGCCGGAGGGCGACGCGGTAGATTCTTTTGACGACGATAACCGTGCAGAAAGTGGTCTCGAAAAGCAGGTAGCTGAACGTGAAAGGGATCGACGCGACGCGCTTGCGCTGTTGCGTATGGCGGATCTGGGCATCGAGGATGTTCTTTTTACCGAAGAGCATCTTACGGCTCCGTCTGGTGAGGTTCGCACGCGGAGGCGGCCACGACTGGTGCATCGGACTTCTGCTGAGTCGGCGCCTCTCGACTTTTCGGCGGAATCTGCCGGAACTCGTAGCTGGTATCAGTTGATCGGATTGCTGCTGAGTACACTTCGTTCGGGATCGATGTTGTTGCTGGATGAGATCGACGCGAGCCTGCATCCGACACTGTCCGCTCAGTTGATCGAGTTGTTTCATGATTCCGTTACGAATCCAATGGGGGCTCAACTGATTTTCACGACGCACGATACCAGCTTGCTCAATCACCTCAATCGTGATGAAGTTTGGTTTACGGAGAAGACGCCTGACGCCGCCACTAGGCTCGGTGCTCTTGCCGAGTTCGCGGGTGAACGGGTTCGAAAGTCTAAGAATTTGGAGAACGCTTATCTCCATGGTCGCTTCGGGGCGTTGCCGGACGTCGATACTACTGAGCTCCTGCGGGCGCTCGGTATGATTGCCTGAGTGACATGGCGGCGCGACGTCGACCGACTCGACCGCTCGGCCGGAAAGTTGGTACTCGTGCGGAGTATCGAACAATACTGGTCTTTTGTGAAGGCGCGAATACTGAGCCGGACTACTTGAAGGCGGTCAAGGATTTGCCCCATGTCAAGGCCAATGCTTCGGTAAAGATCGTACTGGACCCTTGCCAGGGCGTGCCTCTTACCCTTGTTCAGCGTGCGGTCGAGCGCATGCAAGATTCCGAAATTGACGAATGCTGGTGCGTTTTTGACGTTGAATGGCCCAAGAATCACCCGAACCTTAAGGATGCGGTCGGGTTGGCGAAGGCTCACGGCGTCGGGTTGGCGATCTCGAATCCGTGCTTCGAACTCTGGTTGATTCTCCATCATCGGGAGCATAGCTCGTACATTGATACCAAATGCGCTGAGAGTGCTAGCAAAAAGCTCGACGGGCGCGGTGGAAAACACATTGATCCAGCCGTTTACATGCCATTGCGAAAAAGCGCCGAACGGCGCGCGGCGGTACTCGCAAAGCGCCACGAGGGTGATGGCAATACCCTGCCGAACAACAATCCTTCGTCATCGATGTACGAGTTACTTCAAGTGCTCGAGCGGTCGGCAGATCCTCTCGGCTAGTACCATCGCATGAGCAGCATAAACGAAGGCCCCGAGTCGAATCCGACTCGGGGCCTTCGTTTATGATCAGCGTCTGCGCGCCGCCTCGATGGCTTCGAACTTGGCCAGATTGTGCCTGGCGTCGGCGAGCGCGTCGTGCGCGTCCGGCGGGACCGGGGGCAGCTCGGGGCGGCCGTGCGCGTCCCAGTGCTGGCGCAGTTCGTTGGTGTAGCGGGGGAGCGCGCTGGGCAGATCGACCATCGAACCCCACAGCTGGCACAGCGCCACGTGGTCGTAGGCGCCGACCCAGGCCCACAGTTCCGGCACCACCGACGAGCGCGGCACCAGGAACTTGTACAGCTCGTCGCGGATCTGCTTGCGGCTGCGATACAGCGACGAGGACGGTGAGGGCAGCTGCGGCAGCACATGCTTGCGCACCCACGGACCGGCCCGCCCCGGGTCGAATTCGGTGGACACCGCGTAATATTCGCGGCCGTCCTCGCAGACGACACCGATGGAGACCAGGTCGATGACCACCCCGTCCTCGATGAATTCGCAGTCGTAAAAATATCGAAGCGAGATCGCTCTACTCCTCCGCAGTTCGGTGTTGCCCCCGGATAAAGTTTCGGACTTCACCCTAAGCGCGCCGACGCCGTCATTCGCGTCCGGGCAGGGTGGTGGCGGTCACCACCCCACGGTGGGTACCGGGCCCGTCCGATGGGTCCGTATTCTGAACGAGTGAACTGGACCGTCGACGTACCCATCGATCGCCTGCCGGAACTGCCGCCGCTGCCCACGGAGCTGCGCAGGCGGTTGGATGAGGCGCTGGCCCGCCCGGCGCTACAGCAGCCGTCGTGGGATCCGGAGCAGGCGGCGGTGATGCGCACCGTGCTCGAGAGCGTGCCGCCGATCTGTGTGCCCGCCGAGGTCGAGGAGCTGCGCGAGCAGCTCGCCGAGGTGGCCCGTGGCGAGGCGTTCCTCATGCAGGGCGGCGACTGTGCGGAGACCTTCGCCGACAACACCGAGCCGCATATCCGCGGCAATATCCGCACCCTGCTGCAGATGGCGGTCGTGCTCACCTACGGCGCGAGCATGCCGGTGGTCAAGGTCGCCCGGATCGCGGGCCAGTACGCGAAGCCGCGCTCCTCCGACACCGACGCGCTCGGCCTCAAGTCCTACCGCGGCGACATGGTCAACGCGCTCGTCGCCGACGCCGCGATGCGCGAACACGATCCGTCGCGTCTGGTGCGCGCGTACGCCAACGCGAGCGCCGCGATGAACCTGGTGCGCGCGCTGACCGGCGCCGGCATGGCCGACCTGCACAAGGTGCACGACTGGAACCGCGATTTCGTCGCGCAGTCGCCCGCGGGCGCGCGCTACGAGGCGTTGGCCGAGGAGATCGACCGCGGTCTGGCGTTCATGACCGCCTGCCGGGTGAACGACCCGAGCCTGAAGTCCGCGCGCATCTACGCCAGCCACGAGGCGCTGGTGCTCGACTACGAGCGGGCGATGCTGCGGCTGAGCGAGAACGCGGCGGGTGAGCCGGTGCTCTACGACCTGTCCGCGCACTTCCTGTGGATCGGCGAGCGGACCAGGCAGCTCGACGGTGCGCACATCGCGCTCGCCGAATTGCTCGCGAACCCGATCGGGCTGAAGATCGGCCCGACCACCACGCCCGACCAGGCCGTGGAGTACGTCGAACGGCTCGACCCGAACAACGAGCCCGGCCGGTTGACCATCGTGTCCCGGATGGGCAACAGCAAGGTCCGCGACGTGTTGCCGCCCATCATCGAGAAGGTGCAGGCCACCGGTCACCAGGTGATCTGGCAGTGCGACCCGATGCACGGCAATACCCACGAGGCCTCCACCGGTTTCAAGACCAGGCACTTCGACCGCATCGTCGACGAGGTCCAGGGCTTCTTCGAGGTGCATCACGCCCTCGGTACCCACCCCGGCGGCCTGCACATCGAGCTCACCGGCGAGGACGTCACCGAGTGCCTCGGCGGCGCGCAGGACATCTCCGACCTGGACCTGTCCGGTCGCTACGAGACCGCCTGCGACCCACGCCTCAACACCCAGCAGTCCCTGGAACTGGCCTTCCTGGTCGCCGAAATGCTGCGCTGAGCAACGCTTCTCGGCGGTATCGCGCCGGGGTCGGTGCGGTGAAGTGCCCGAAAGTCACTGGGGGATAGGGCATTCGGGCATTTCGGTCGTGGGGTGTGGCGCGCTGGGGATGTCGTCGGCGCCGTGCGAAACTCGTCGCGATGCTCACCTACTTCGAAGCGACGGTCATCGGCGTAGTGCAGGGAGTCACCGAGCTGTTCCCGGTCTCCAGCCTGGGACATTCGGTGCTGCTCGCGGCGTGGCTCGGCGGTGATTGGCAGCGGCTGGTCGATCAGGGCGAGTCGGACACGGGCACACCGTATTTGGCCTTCGTGGTGGCCTTGCACGTGGGCACGGCGGTCGCGTTGCTCGGCTACTACCGGCGTGATTGGCGCGCCATCGCCGTCGGATTCGCCGGGCTGCTACGCACCGGCCGGGCCGAAACCGTCGCAGAGCGACTGGCCTTGCTCATCGTGGTGGCCACCCTGCCGGTCGCGGCGCTCGGGCCGTTCCTGCAGCATCCGTTGCACGTGCTGTTCGCGGCGCCGATCTACGCCGCGATCTTCCTGACGCTCAACGGCGTCGTGCTGACCATCGGCGAGGGCCTGCGCCGCCGCAACGAGCCGACGCTGGCTCAGTACGGTCGTCAGTTCGCGCTGCACGCGCGAGCCGGGGTGCTCACCGCGCGGGCGCGCAAACGTAGTGCGGATCGACGCCTGGCCGCGCTCGAACTGGAGGATGCCCTCGGCATCGGTTTCGCGCAGGTCGGTGCCCTGTTGACCGGGTTCAGCCGGGCCGGGCTGACCATGGTCGGTG
This genomic interval carries:
- a CDS encoding undecaprenyl-diphosphate phosphatase, with protein sequence MLTYFEATVIGVVQGVTELFPVSSLGHSVLLAAWLGGDWQRLVDQGESDTGTPYLAFVVALHVGTAVALLGYYRRDWRAIAVGFAGLLRTGRAETVAERLALLIVVATLPVAALGPFLQHPLHVLFAAPIYAAIFLTLNGVVLTIGEGLRRRNEPTLAQYGRQFALHARAGVLTARARKRSADRRLAALELEDALGIGFAQVGALLTGFSRAGLTMVGGLWRGLPHEQAAKFAFLLATPAILGAGLMEIPELAGPGTAGVRGPVLVGAIASGVSSWLAVRFLERYFQTRTLLPFALYCLVVGSVSIVRFL
- the qcrB gene encoding cytochrome bc1 complex cytochrome b subunit, with the translated sequence MSPSIAAQANEADERYRAAAFMKRSINKVFPTHWSFLLGEIALYSFIILLLSGVYLTLFFDPSMTEVVYNGAYQPLRGVTMSRAYESSLNITFEVRGGLFVRQVHHWAALLFAASIIIHLFRIFFTGAFRKPREANWVIGCLLLILAMFEGFFGYSLPDDLLSGTGLRAAFGGITMSVPIAGTWLHWLIFGGDFPGNIIIPRLYIAHVLLFPGIILALIAAHVALVWYQKHTQFPGPGRTENNVVGARIVPVFAADQGAFFAFTLGIVGIMGGVFQINPIWNLGPYNPSQVSAGSQPDFYMMWTDGMARLMPPWELYLGRYTVPAVFWVALIMGLVFTVLIAYPWIEKRLTGDVGSHHNLLQRPRDVPVRTAIGAMAIGFYVVLTLSCVNDILALKFDISLNATTWMGRIGLLVVPPVAYFITYRFCIGLQRSDRAVLEHGIETGVIKRLPHGEYIEVHQPLGPVDDHGHPIPLEYQGAPVPKKMSKLGSAGKPGTGSFLRPDPWQESEKHFEIEHAEEHRQLAVLQQRQELENGGKHSH
- a CDS encoding class II 3-deoxy-7-phosphoheptulonate synthase — its product is MNWTVDVPIDRLPELPPLPTELRRRLDEALARPALQQPSWDPEQAAVMRTVLESVPPICVPAEVEELREQLAEVARGEAFLMQGGDCAETFADNTEPHIRGNIRTLLQMAVVLTYGASMPVVKVARIAGQYAKPRSSDTDALGLKSYRGDMVNALVADAAMREHDPSRLVRAYANASAAMNLVRALTGAGMADLHKVHDWNRDFVAQSPAGARYEALAEEIDRGLAFMTACRVNDPSLKSARIYASHEALVLDYERAMLRLSENAAGEPVLYDLSAHFLWIGERTRQLDGAHIALAELLANPIGLKIGPTTTPDQAVEYVERLDPNNEPGRLTIVSRMGNSKVRDVLPPIIEKVQATGHQVIWQCDPMHGNTHEASTGFKTRHFDRIVDEVQGFFEVHHALGTHPGGLHIELTGEDVTECLGGAQDISDLDLSGRYETACDPRLNTQQSLELAFLVAEMLR
- a CDS encoding AAA family ATPase, which translates into the protein MLIRFEVSNFRSILDRVELSMVAIDRDRSAARAAPMLGEHLLTVAGIYGPNASGKSNVLAALQWIRDAVRLSVRAWDESIPLEPFAFGDGPSRTTEFAVELLVNGIRYEYSVELDNQRVYYEGLFHYPEKKRRRIFEREGLKLTLQRGLGELAGARQLLTDRTLALSAARRFDDPVVSGFANSLIDMRTRGVGMPRSVFYFGGGGSTDRWFDSERALRMPEGDAVDSFDDDNRAESGLEKQVAERERDRRDALALLRMADLGIEDVLFTEEHLTAPSGEVRTRRRPRLVHRTSAESAPLDFSAESAGTRSWYQLIGLLLSTLRSGSMLLLDEIDASLHPTLSAQLIELFHDSVTNPMGAQLIFTTHDTSLLNHLNRDEVWFTEKTPDAATRLGALAEFAGERVRKSKNLENAYLHGRFGALPDVDTTELLRALGMIA
- a CDS encoding polyadenylate-specific 3'-exoribonuclease AS: MSLRYFYDCEFIEDGVVIDLVSIGVVCEDGREYYAVSTEFDPGRAGPWVRKHVLPQLPSPSSSLYRSRKQIRDELYKFLVPRSSVVPELWAWVGAYDHVALCQLWGSMVDLPSALPRYTNELRQHWDAHGRPELPPVPPDAHDALADARHNLAKFEAIEAARRR
- a CDS encoding RloB family protein — translated: MAARRRPTRPLGRKVGTRAEYRTILVFCEGANTEPDYLKAVKDLPHVKANASVKIVLDPCQGVPLTLVQRAVERMQDSEIDECWCVFDVEWPKNHPNLKDAVGLAKAHGVGLAISNPCFELWLILHHREHSSYIDTKCAESASKKLDGRGGKHIDPAVYMPLRKSAERRAAVLAKRHEGDGNTLPNNNPSSSMYELLQVLERSADPLG